A window of Zingiber officinale cultivar Zhangliang chromosome 5A, Zo_v1.1, whole genome shotgun sequence contains these coding sequences:
- the LOC121979344 gene encoding sulfite exporter TauE/SafE family protein 4-like isoform X1, with amino-acid sequence MDVVSGLCSAYRIINGGSSRSFAVYLVAASSLAVAATAAAAAFFLPSYTSAFSRRNITLSSPTVHAWPDLEVSWRSALATVIGFLGSAFGTVGGVGGGGIFVPMLNLIVGFDTKSAAALSKCMIMGASASSVWYNLRVAHPSKEVPIIDYNLALLFQPMLMLGITIGVDLSVIFPYWLITVLIIILFIGTSSRSMFRGVQMWKQETLLKMEMEKQVAAQQSNQKQVDVDTKYEPLLPQPEKTTLEVLMFNIRWKGITVLMLVWFTFLLLQILKSKSESCSLFHWVVTVGQFPVALIVFGKKAAELWRESRLRRMRGNWECVCEASIEWTPVQLLFCAFCGLLGGTVGGLLGSGGGFILGPLLLEIGVIPQVASATATFVMMFSSSLSVLEFYFLKRFPIPYGKAVIARNLHQNTRQLRRSLFFLWHAALYLIAVSVLAGFWGQSFVRKIVKILKRASIIVFILSAVIFASALTMGVVGTQKSISMIKHHEYMGFLSFCQK; translated from the exons ATGGACGTCGTCTCCGGCCTCTGCTCCGCCTACCGGATCATCAACGGCGGCAGCAGCAGAAGCTTCGCCGTCTACCTCGTCGCGGCATCGTCCCTCGCTGTcgccgccaccgccgccgccgccgccttcttCCTGCCCTCTTATACATCCGCCTTCTCACGCCGGAACATCACCCTGTCCTCGCCCACCGTTCACGCCTGGCCT GATCTGGAGGTGAGCTGGAGGAGCGCTTTGGCCACCGTCATTGGCTTCCTGGGCTCCGCCTTCGGCACCGTCGGCGGCGTGGGCGGCGGCGGCATCTTCGTCCCCATGCTAAACCTCATCGTCGGCTTCGACACCAAATCTGCCGCCGCCCTCTCCAAAT GCATGATCATGGGGGCGTCGGCCTCGTCGGTGTGGTATAATCTCCGGGTGGCGCACCCTTCCAAGGAAGTCCCCATCATCGACTACAACCTCGCCCTTTTGTTCCAGCCCATGCTTATGCTGGGCATCACCATCGGCGTCGACCTCAGCGTCATCTTCCCCTACTGGCTCATCACCGTGCTCATCATCATCCTCTTCATAGGCACTTCCTCAAGATCAATGTTCAGGGGCGTTCAGATGTGGAAGCAGGAAACTCTCCTCAAG ATGGAGATGGAGAAGCAAGTAGCGGCTCAGCAATCGAATCAAAAACAGG TGGATGTCGACACCAAATACGAGCCTCTCCTTCCTCAACCGGAGAAAACCACACTT GAGGTGTTGATGTTCAACATAAGGTGGAAGGGGATCACTGTGTTGATGCTGGTCTGGTTCACCTTTTTACTCCTCCAGATTCTTAAG AGCAAGTCGGAAAGCTGCAGCCTTTTCCACTGGGTGGTAACCGTCGGCCAG TTTCCGGTGGCGCTGATCGTGTTCGGGAAGAAGGCGGCAGAGTTGTGGAGGGAGAGTCGGTTGCGGCGGATGCGAGGCAACTGGGAGTGCGTCTGCGAAGCCTCCATCGAGTGGACGCCCGTGCAGTTGCTGTTCTGCGCATTCTGCGGCCTCCTCGGCGGCACCGTCGGCGGTCTCCTGGGCTCCGGCGGCGGCTTCATACTCGGCCCCCTCCTCCTCGAAATCGGCGTCATCCCTCAA GTTGCTAGCGCCACAGCAACATTTGTGATGATGTTCTCGTCGTCTTTATCAGTATTGGAGTTCTACTTCCTCAAGAGATTCCCCATCCCTTACGGTAAGGCAGTAATTGCTCGAAACCTGCATCAAAACACTCGACAGTTACGAAGATCTTTGTTCTTCCTGTGGCATGCAGCTCTCTACCTCATTGCTGTGTCTGTGTTGGCCGGGTTCTGGGGCCAGTCCTTCGTCAGGAAGATTGTAAAGATCCTAAAAAGAGCATCCATAATCGTCTTCATTCTCTCCGCAGTCATCTTCGCCAGTGCTCTAACCATGG GAGTCGTTGGCACACAGAAGTCCATTTCTATGATTAAACACCATGAATACATGGGATTCCTGAGCTTTTGTCAGAAATAA
- the LOC121982590 gene encoding uncharacterized protein LOC121982590 has protein sequence MLQNLVQGVAVRLHSNPIRRVAPSICGAAAGGVYSISSERNKKMQKEEDDNKKEEQQQQQEDPPKDDHHHGDMMAHSFGEGYSTRSDEEGFGGIYSRNQVFGNPSQGAHTAADFDKSQGSEVKEKEKARNQPH, from the exons ATGCTTCAAAATTTAGTTCAAGGTGTTGCTGTTCGTCTTCATTCCAATCCCATCAGGCGCGTAGCTCCGTCGATTTGCGGAGCTGCTGCAGGCGGAGTCTACTCCATCTCCTCAGAAAGGAATAAGAAGATGCAGAAGGAGGAGGACGACAACAAGAAGGAAGAAcaacagcagcagcaggaggatcCTCCAAAGGACGACCATCATCACGGTGATATGATGGCGCATTCATTCGGAGAAGGGTACTCGACAAGGTCCGACGAGGAAGGTTTCGGAGGAATCTACAGCAGAAACCAAGTGTTTGGAAATCCGTCGCAGGGCGCTCACACGGCAGCAG ATTTTGACAAGTCGCAGGGAAGTGAagtgaaggagaaggagaaggctcGCAACCAACCGCACTGA
- the LOC121982588 gene encoding 40S ribosomal protein S30, which yields MGKVHGSLARAGKVRGQTPKVAKQDKKKKPRGRAHKRMQYNRRFVTAVVGFGKKRGPNSSEK from the exons ATGG GTAAGGTGCACGGATCTTTAGCTCGCGCCGGAAAGGTCCGAGGGCAGACGCCTAAGGTGGCGAAGcaggacaagaagaagaagccccgCGGCAGAGCCCACAAGCGTATGCAGTACAATCGCCGCTTTGTCACTGCGG TTGTTGGATTCGGGAAGAAGAGGGGTCCAAACTCGTCAGAGAAGTAA
- the LOC121979344 gene encoding sulfite exporter TauE/SafE family protein 4-like isoform X2, with amino-acid sequence MDVVSGLCSAYRIINGGSSRSFAVYLVAASSLAVAATAAAAAFFLPSYTSAFSRRNITLSSPTVHAWPDLEVSWRSALATVIGFLGSAFGTVGGVGGGGIFVPMLNLIVGFDTKSAAALSKCMIMGASASSVWYNLRVAHPSKEVPIIDYNLALLFQPMLMLGITIGVDLSVIFPYWLITVLIIILFIGTSSRSMFRGVQMWKQETLLKMEMEKQVAAQQSNQKQVDVDTKYEPLLPQPEKTTLEVLMFNIRWKGITVLMLVWFTFLLLQILKSKSESCSLFHWVVTVGQFPVALIVFGKKAAELWRESRLRRMRGNWECVCEASIEWTPVQLLFCAFCGLLGGTVGGLLGSGGGFILGPLLLEIGVIPQVASATATFVMMFSSSLSVLEFYFLKRFPIPYALYLIAVSVLAGFWGQSFVRKIVKILKRASIIVFILSAVIFASALTMGVVGTQKSISMIKHHEYMGFLSFCQK; translated from the exons ATGGACGTCGTCTCCGGCCTCTGCTCCGCCTACCGGATCATCAACGGCGGCAGCAGCAGAAGCTTCGCCGTCTACCTCGTCGCGGCATCGTCCCTCGCTGTcgccgccaccgccgccgccgccgccttcttCCTGCCCTCTTATACATCCGCCTTCTCACGCCGGAACATCACCCTGTCCTCGCCCACCGTTCACGCCTGGCCT GATCTGGAGGTGAGCTGGAGGAGCGCTTTGGCCACCGTCATTGGCTTCCTGGGCTCCGCCTTCGGCACCGTCGGCGGCGTGGGCGGCGGCGGCATCTTCGTCCCCATGCTAAACCTCATCGTCGGCTTCGACACCAAATCTGCCGCCGCCCTCTCCAAAT GCATGATCATGGGGGCGTCGGCCTCGTCGGTGTGGTATAATCTCCGGGTGGCGCACCCTTCCAAGGAAGTCCCCATCATCGACTACAACCTCGCCCTTTTGTTCCAGCCCATGCTTATGCTGGGCATCACCATCGGCGTCGACCTCAGCGTCATCTTCCCCTACTGGCTCATCACCGTGCTCATCATCATCCTCTTCATAGGCACTTCCTCAAGATCAATGTTCAGGGGCGTTCAGATGTGGAAGCAGGAAACTCTCCTCAAG ATGGAGATGGAGAAGCAAGTAGCGGCTCAGCAATCGAATCAAAAACAGG TGGATGTCGACACCAAATACGAGCCTCTCCTTCCTCAACCGGAGAAAACCACACTT GAGGTGTTGATGTTCAACATAAGGTGGAAGGGGATCACTGTGTTGATGCTGGTCTGGTTCACCTTTTTACTCCTCCAGATTCTTAAG AGCAAGTCGGAAAGCTGCAGCCTTTTCCACTGGGTGGTAACCGTCGGCCAG TTTCCGGTGGCGCTGATCGTGTTCGGGAAGAAGGCGGCAGAGTTGTGGAGGGAGAGTCGGTTGCGGCGGATGCGAGGCAACTGGGAGTGCGTCTGCGAAGCCTCCATCGAGTGGACGCCCGTGCAGTTGCTGTTCTGCGCATTCTGCGGCCTCCTCGGCGGCACCGTCGGCGGTCTCCTGGGCTCCGGCGGCGGCTTCATACTCGGCCCCCTCCTCCTCGAAATCGGCGTCATCCCTCAA GTTGCTAGCGCCACAGCAACATTTGTGATGATGTTCTCGTCGTCTTTATCAGTATTGGAGTTCTACTTCCTCAAGAGATTCCCCATCCCTTACG CTCTCTACCTCATTGCTGTGTCTGTGTTGGCCGGGTTCTGGGGCCAGTCCTTCGTCAGGAAGATTGTAAAGATCCTAAAAAGAGCATCCATAATCGTCTTCATTCTCTCCGCAGTCATCTTCGCCAGTGCTCTAACCATGG GAGTCGTTGGCACACAGAAGTCCATTTCTATGATTAAACACCATGAATACATGGGATTCCTGAGCTTTTGTCAGAAATAA
- the LOC121979342 gene encoding heterogeneous nuclear ribonucleoprotein Q-like — protein MPRARAASVHSTEPENPVEPEEQVDFDPEMEEEVEYEEVEEEVEEEEEEIVEEEVEEEQETTTTNGNIDDKMDEAERKKHEELLSLPPHGSEIYVGGLTLNASEDELRRFCESAGEVTEVRVMKEKNSSENKGYGFVTFKTAELALKAIEVLNNTGFKGKKVKCSTSQAKNRLFIGNIPRTWSLDDLKKVVTSIGPGVNKVELIKSTDPQNPSHNRGYAFIEYYNHACAEYSRSKMSAPKFKLDEKSPTVSWADPRSGDSSSSQVKAIYVKNLPKDVTKDQVTELFECHGEITKVVLLPAKPGHEKRFGFVHFKDRFMAMKALEHAEKYELDGDVLDCSLAKPPAESKKPEPALSAQEAALLPNYSPGFGYGVLGGPYGAFAPGLAQPMIYGRGHTPAGAAMVPMILPDGRLGYVLQQPGFPVATHQQYGRNYGSSSSGGNNDSSRGRRFHPY, from the exons ATGCCAAGGGCAAGAGCCGCTTCTGTTCATTCAACTGAACCAGAAAACCCGGTTGAACCTGAGGAACAAGTTGACTTTGATCCAGAGATGGAAGAAGAGGTTGAATatgaagaagtagaagaagaggtagaagaagaggaagaggaaattgTAGAGGAGGAGGTCGAGGAGGAACAAGAAACCACCACTACCAATGGAAATATAGATGATAAAATGGATGAGGCAGAGAGAAAGAAGCACGAAGAactcctttctcttcctcctcatgGATCAGAAATTTATGTTGGTGGATTAACTCTTAATGCATCTGAAGATGAATTGAGAAGGTTTTGTGAGTCTGCTGGAGAGGTGACTGAG GTGAGAGTGATGAAAGAGAAGAATTCCTCAGAGAATAAAGGATATGGATTTGTTACTTTCAAAACTGCAGAGTTGGCATTAAAAGCTATTGAAGTACTAAATAATACTGGATTCAAG GGTAAAAAAGTGAAGTGTTCAACATCTCAAGCAAAAAATCGACTGTTTATTGGTAATATTCCTCGGACTTGGTCATTGGATGATTTGAAGAAAGTTGTAACAAGTATTGGCCCTGGAGTGAATAAAGTGGAGTTGATAAAG TCTACAGACCCCCAAAACCCTTCTCATAACCGTGGCTATGCCTTCATCGAGTATTATAATCATGCATGTGCTGAATACTCAAGGAGCAAGATGTCCGCTCCAAAATTTAAGTTAGATGAAAAGTCCCCAACGGTGAGCTGGGCTGATCCTAGGAGTGGGGACTCTTCTAGTTCTCAG GTGAAGGCTATTTATGTTAAGAACTTGCCAAAGGATGTGACAAAAGATCAGGTTACAGAGCTATTCGAGTGTCATGGTGAAATCACAAAGGTTGTACTACTTCCAGCAAAGCCTGGACATGAGAAGAGATTTGGTTTTGTGCATTTCAAAGATAGGTTCATGGCTATGAAGGCACTCGAGCACGCTGAGAAATATGAATTAGATG GTGATGTCCTTGACTGTTCACTAGCAAAGCCTCCAGCAGAAAGTAAAAAACCTGAGCCAGCATTAAGTGCTCAGGAAGCTGCTTTGCTTCCTAACTATTCACCTGGGTTTGGATATGGTGTCCTTGGAGGTCCATATGGTGCTTTCGCCCCAGGGCTTGCTCAG CCCATGATTTATGGAAGGGGGCATACTCCGGCTGGCGCGGCCATGGTGCCAATGATCTTACCGGATGGACGACTTGGATATGTATT GCAACAACCTGGCTTTCCTGTGGCCACCCACCAGCAGTATGGGCGAAACTATGGTAGCAGTTCAAGCGGAGGGAACAACGATAGCAGTCGCGGGCGCAGATTCCACCCCTACTGA